In Drosophila willistoni isolate 14030-0811.24 chromosome XR unlocalized genomic scaffold, UCI_dwil_1.1 Seg144, whole genome shotgun sequence, one DNA window encodes the following:
- the LOC6639363 gene encoding ecto-NOX disulfide-thiol exchanger 2 isoform X1: protein MLPLFGTMPNGVSLPNHPNFLNQLAAAISTTTNTTIPGGGGAGGVGTSSTSPNNKQSISKMKPTNAAAAAAAAAAAAAAAIANQTQGSAPMDLENEGELDGLETVAAKPVDKLANTTTPTTSLSLPDAQLYLNGLMHTPSGYLYFPAAAQNPGPGGTQPTAGQTAATAGGAGAAGGGAAAVSGPTGTAGGGGSANANAQMLMDPTAMMAAAMQQMQHNYAAAGYAAAAAAAGMPTDGVGVAVEAALAGDAPAGLKEVIKTKNCILFPPNPNAPPPTIRERPPGCRTVFVGGLPENITEEVIREIFESCGEITTLRMSKKNFCHIRYRHETAIDRAIYLSGYRLRISTLNEPPNFGRLHVDYAQARDDQYDYECRQRQLQREQRHRERMSLDRLRSQSPPPIPHYTDHEATAVAEHLRNNETFVKAIQTITAWLERGDCTKRNANVFYSMIQSTHAHVRRLHTDKLQLEEDLRKARECYRKQMGTMSTQFTQIEKVFNAASHKKVWDHFTKAQRKNIDQWKKLATELRTVQIDDDEMEISDDERDYESRRSGKRTRYDSEGLKDENDSLRCQLEAIRHEMSLERSDYVQREKQIKVLQETIRNMQTQLLQTKLREQKDTKIIDQLERNLKDAGVKQLLLKTKIKETVDKLKDREANSASASNASNLDYNSSNNAEDEDDDGDDDDDDDDDVVADAKLAAPSHPQQTVEMEIIDIDKVDDDVRIIEHQSGVVEIHEIEDDEKVETASANTSPAAATIAVTEAEPKANAIDISKADKLDTEAKTAAAATQEETTIQESNGFRSLALSEAKVIALTSAYLVLHPHGAEISSICNYLHEMLLKSELELKSHTDLANILKKYTNLFKSELTKWKFCGFAES, encoded by the exons atgt TGCCACTCTTTGGGACCATGCCGAATGGCGTCAGTTTGCCAAATCATCCGAATTTTCTTAATCAACTAGCAGCTGCAATATCCAccacaacaaacacaacaatACCTGGCGGCGGAGGAGCAGGTGGCGTcgggacatcatcaacatcgcCCAATAACAAACAGTCCATCAGCAAAATGAAACCAACAAAtgcggcggcagcagcggcggcagctgcagcagcagcagcagcagcaattgccAACCAGACCCAAGGTAGTGCTCCCATGGATCTGGAGAATGAAGGCGAATTGGATGGCTTGGAGACGGTGGCTGCAAAACCTGTAGATAAGCTTGCCAATACCACAACACCCACCACATCGTTGAGCCTGCCCGATGCCCAGCTCTATTTAAATGGTCTGATGCATACGCCATCTGGTTATCTATATTTTCCTGCAGCTGCCCAGAATCCGGGGCCAGGAGGCACACAGCCAACAGCTGGTCAAACGGCAGCAACGGCGGGTGGTGCAGGAGCGGCAGGTGGTGGGGCAGCAGCGGTTAGTGGACCAACTGGTACTGCTGGTGGCGGTGGCTCAGCGAATGCCAATGCCCAAATGTTAATGGATCCCACGGCCATGATGGCAGCGGCAatgcaacaaatgcaacatAACTATGCCGCTGCCGGCtatgcagcagcagcggcagcagctggCATGCCCACCGATGGAGTGGGCGTGGCTGTAGAGGCTGCTCTAGCCGGGG ATGCACCGGCTGGCCTCAAGGAGGTGATCAAGACCAAGAATTGCATACTCTTTCCACCCAATCCGAATGCCCCGCCACCGACAATTCGAGAACGTCCGCCCGGTTGCCGGACTGTGTTTGTTGGCGGTCTACCCGAAAATATCACCGAAGAGGTGATACGTGAAATATTCGAATCCTGCGGCGAAATCACCACCTTGCGCATGTCCAAGAAGAATTTCTGTCACATACGCTATCGCCATGAAACGGCCATCGATCGAGCTATATATCTGTCGGGCTATCGTCTAAGGATATCCACCCTGAATGAGCCCCCGAATTTTGGTCGCCTGCATGTGGACTATGCCCAGGCGCGGGATGATCAATATGATTACGAGTGCAGGCAGCGGCAATTGCAACGCGAGCAGAGGCATCGCGAACGCATGTCCCTGGATCGCCTACGCTCCCAATCTCCTCCGCCCATACCCCATTATACGGATCATGAGGCCACAGCCGTGGCGGAGCATTTGAGAAATAATGAGACTTTTGTAAAGGCCATCCAGACCATAACGGCATGGTTGGAGCGAGGGGATTGCACCAAGCGCAATGCGAATGTCTTCTATTCGATGATCCAGAGCACTCATGCCCATGTGAGGCGTTTGCATACGGATAAGCTGCAACTGGAGGAGGATTTACGCAAGGCCAGGGAATGCTATCGCAAGCAAATGGGCACCATGTCCACGCAAT TCACTCAGATTGAAAAAGTGTTCAATGCCGCTAGTCACAAGAAGGTTTGGGACCATTTCACCAAAGcccaaagaaaaaacatcgatCAATGGAAGAAATTAGCCACG GAACTGCGCACAGTGCAAATCGACGATGATGAAATGGAAATCTCTGACGATGAGCGAGACTATGAAAGCAGACGCAGTGGCAAACGTACACGCTACGATAGTGAAGGTCTCAAA GATGAGAATGATTCACTGCGCTGTCAACTGGAGGCCATACGGCATGAGATGTCCTTGGAGCGCAGCGATTATGTGCAACGTGAGAAGCAAATCAAAGTGCTGCAGGAGACCATAAGAAATATGCAAACCCAATTGCTGCAGACCAAATTGCGTGAACAGAAGGATACAAAAATTATTGATCAATTGGAAAGGAATCTCAAGGATGCGGGCGTTAAGCAATTGCtactaaaaaccaaaataaaagagaCTGTCGATAAGTTAAAGGATCGTGAGGCGAATAGTGCCAGTGCCTCGAATGCTTCCAATCTAGATTACAATAGTAGCAACAATGCGGAAGATGAAGACGACGAcggagatgatgatgatgacgacgatgatgatgttgtcGCCGATGCCAAGCTAGCAGCTCCTTCACATCCACAACAGACAGTTGAAATGGAAATAATTGATATAGATAaagttgatgatgatgtgcGCATTATAGAGCATCAAAGTGGAGTTGTTGAAATCCATGAGATTGAAGATGATGAGAAAGTGGAAACGGCATCAGCTAACACATCTCCAGCAGCTGCAACTATAGCTGTGACTGAAGCAGAGCCAAAGGCAAATGCAATAGATATATCAAAGGCTGATAAATTGGATACTGAAGCAAagactgctgctgctgccacacAGGAAGAGACAACCATTCAAGAA AGCAATGGCTTCAGATCGTTGGCTCTGTCGGAGGCAAAAGTTATTGCATTGACTTCTGCCTATTTAGTTTTACATCCCCATGGAGCTGAAATCTCTAGCATTTGCAACTATTTACATGAAATGCTTCTTAAATCGGAACTGGAACTGAAAAGCCATACTGATCTTGCCAATATACTCAAAAAGTATACAAATCTATTTAAATCTGAACTaacaaaatggaaattttGTGGTTTTGCGGAATCTTAG
- the LOC6639363 gene encoding ecto-NOX disulfide-thiol exchanger 2 isoform X2, translating to MLPLFGTMPNGVSLPNHPNFLNQLAAAISTTTNTTIPGGGGAGGVGTSSTSPNNKQSISKMKPTNAAAAAAAAAAAAAAAIANQTQGSAPMDLENEGELDGLETVAAKPVDKLANTTTPTTSLSLPDAQLYLNGLMHTPSGYLYFPAAAQNPGPGGTQPTAGQTAATAGGAGAAGGGAAAVSGPTGTAGGGGSANANAQMLMDPTAMMAAAMQQMQHNYAAAGYAAAAAAAGMPTDGVGVAVEAALAGDAPAGLKEVIKTKNCILFPPNPNAPPPTIRERPPGCRTVFVGGLPENITEEVIREIFESCGEITTLRMSKKNFCHIRYRHETAIDRAIYLSGYRLRISTLNEPPNFGRLHVDYAQARDDQYDYECRQRQLQREQRHRERMSLDRLRSQSPPPIPHYTDHEATAVAEHLRNNETFVKAIQTITAWLERGDCTKRNANVFYSMIQSTHAHVRRLHTDKLQLEEDLRKARECYRKQMGTMSTQ from the exons atgt TGCCACTCTTTGGGACCATGCCGAATGGCGTCAGTTTGCCAAATCATCCGAATTTTCTTAATCAACTAGCAGCTGCAATATCCAccacaacaaacacaacaatACCTGGCGGCGGAGGAGCAGGTGGCGTcgggacatcatcaacatcgcCCAATAACAAACAGTCCATCAGCAAAATGAAACCAACAAAtgcggcggcagcagcggcggcagctgcagcagcagcagcagcagcaattgccAACCAGACCCAAGGTAGTGCTCCCATGGATCTGGAGAATGAAGGCGAATTGGATGGCTTGGAGACGGTGGCTGCAAAACCTGTAGATAAGCTTGCCAATACCACAACACCCACCACATCGTTGAGCCTGCCCGATGCCCAGCTCTATTTAAATGGTCTGATGCATACGCCATCTGGTTATCTATATTTTCCTGCAGCTGCCCAGAATCCGGGGCCAGGAGGCACACAGCCAACAGCTGGTCAAACGGCAGCAACGGCGGGTGGTGCAGGAGCGGCAGGTGGTGGGGCAGCAGCGGTTAGTGGACCAACTGGTACTGCTGGTGGCGGTGGCTCAGCGAATGCCAATGCCCAAATGTTAATGGATCCCACGGCCATGATGGCAGCGGCAatgcaacaaatgcaacatAACTATGCCGCTGCCGGCtatgcagcagcagcggcagcagctggCATGCCCACCGATGGAGTGGGCGTGGCTGTAGAGGCTGCTCTAGCCGGGG ATGCACCGGCTGGCCTCAAGGAGGTGATCAAGACCAAGAATTGCATACTCTTTCCACCCAATCCGAATGCCCCGCCACCGACAATTCGAGAACGTCCGCCCGGTTGCCGGACTGTGTTTGTTGGCGGTCTACCCGAAAATATCACCGAAGAGGTGATACGTGAAATATTCGAATCCTGCGGCGAAATCACCACCTTGCGCATGTCCAAGAAGAATTTCTGTCACATACGCTATCGCCATGAAACGGCCATCGATCGAGCTATATATCTGTCGGGCTATCGTCTAAGGATATCCACCCTGAATGAGCCCCCGAATTTTGGTCGCCTGCATGTGGACTATGCCCAGGCGCGGGATGATCAATATGATTACGAGTGCAGGCAGCGGCAATTGCAACGCGAGCAGAGGCATCGCGAACGCATGTCCCTGGATCGCCTACGCTCCCAATCTCCTCCGCCCATACCCCATTATACGGATCATGAGGCCACAGCCGTGGCGGAGCATTTGAGAAATAATGAGACTTTTGTAAAGGCCATCCAGACCATAACGGCATGGTTGGAGCGAGGGGATTGCACCAAGCGCAATGCGAATGTCTTCTATTCGATGATCCAGAGCACTCATGCCCATGTGAGGCGTTTGCATACGGATAAGCTGCAACTGGAGGAGGATTTACGCAAGGCCAGGGAATGCTATCGCAAGCAAATGGGCACCATGTCCACGCAAT GA
- the LOC6639362 gene encoding WW domain-binding protein 2 isoform X2 — protein sequence MSVNTAHANNGVLIHAGEYILLHSDSVTMEFSGQDNGLFKGSKAGRIYLTSHRMIFNNKKSAEPLQSFSAPFVALSDVEIEQPVFGANYIKGKVRAQPNGNFVGEVKFKLHFKAGGAIEYGQALLRAAKTAMNNYHRGGLVGDDPPPYQPAGSWNEAPPPAYQPPPGYYGWLPQHDAFSGPAPNTVFMSDNPPPYPGITPPQQPQQQPGMQPGYGPPQGWAGGYAQPPPYASCAPGCPPGGGGGAPPYGVPAQTYPGPTPSPAYNYNPPGGFNSPGFLQPQQQPNGVPPYQPPPAGGQVAGAAGGAAAASFMGFSLPPGNSKEAEAAASAYNTPYNQGGPSAPNPNDLPPSYHNLPPSYDDASKKHQ from the exons ATGTCGGTGAATACCGCCCATGCCAACAATGGAGTTCTCATCCATGCTGGCGAATA CATTTTGTTGCACAGCGACAGCGTGACCATGGAATTCTCTGGACAGGATAACGGTCTGTTCAAGGGCTCGAAAGCAGGGCGAATCTACTTGACATCGCATCGAATGATTTTTAACAATAAGAAATCTGCAGAACCCTTGCAATCGTTTAGTGCTCCATTTGTTGCCCTCTCCGATGTGGAAATCGAGCAGCCGGTGTTTGGTGCCAACTATATTAAGGGCAAGGTCCGTGCTCAGCCGAATGGCAACTTTGTGGGCGAAGTGAAATTCAAGCTGCACTTTAAGGCTGGCGGCGCCATTGAGTATGGACAGGCCTTGTTGCGGGCCGCCAAGACGGCCATGAATAACTATCATCGCGGTGGTCTTGTTGGGGATGATCCGCCGCCATATCAGCCGGCTGGCTCTTGGAATGAGGCCCCACCACCGGCCTATCAGCCGCCGCCGGGCTACTACGGCTGGTTGCCACAACATGATGCATTCAGCGGTCCGGCACCGAATACGGTATTCATGAGCGACAATCCGCCACCATATCCGGGCATCA CTCCACCCCAGCAGCCGCAGCAACAGCCCGGCATGCAGCCTGGTTATGGACCGCCCCAGGGTTGGGCTGGTGGCTACGCTCAGCCACCACCGTACGCCTCATGTGCGCCAGGCTGTCCGCcgggtggtggtggtggtgcccCACCATACGGTGTGCCGGCTCAAACCTATCCAGGACCGACCCCATCGCCGGCCTACAACTATAATCCTCCTGGTGGTTTCAACTCCCCCGGATTCTTGCAGCCGCAACAGCAACCAAATGGTGTGCCGCCGTATCAACCCCCACCAGCTGGTGGCCAGGTAGCTGGTGCAGCTGGTGGTGCCGCCGCTGCCAGTTTTATGGGCTTCAGCTTGCCACCCGGAA ATTCCAAAGAAGCTGAGGCCGCTGCTAGTGCCTATAATACACCCTATAATCAAGGAGGACCCAGTGCACCAAATCCCAATGATTTGCCACCTTCCTACCAT AATTTACCACCCAGTTATGATGATGCCTCAAAGAAACATCAATAG
- the LOC6639362 gene encoding WW domain-binding protein 2 isoform X5: protein MSVNTAHANNGVLIHAGEYILLHSDSVTMEFSGQDNGLFKGSKAGRIYLTSHRMIFNNKKSAEPLQSFSAPFVALSDVEIEQPVFGANYIKGKVRAQPNGNFVGEVKFKLHFKAGGAIEYGQALLRAAKTAMNNYHRGGLVGDDPPPYQPAGSWNEAPPPAYQPPPGYYGWLPQHDAFSGPAPNTVFMSDNPPPYPGIIARMGSTDYYFYRYPTPFERSNIIVFVPGIMP from the exons ATGTCGGTGAATACCGCCCATGCCAACAATGGAGTTCTCATCCATGCTGGCGAATA CATTTTGTTGCACAGCGACAGCGTGACCATGGAATTCTCTGGACAGGATAACGGTCTGTTCAAGGGCTCGAAAGCAGGGCGAATCTACTTGACATCGCATCGAATGATTTTTAACAATAAGAAATCTGCAGAACCCTTGCAATCGTTTAGTGCTCCATTTGTTGCCCTCTCCGATGTGGAAATCGAGCAGCCGGTGTTTGGTGCCAACTATATTAAGGGCAAGGTCCGTGCTCAGCCGAATGGCAACTTTGTGGGCGAAGTGAAATTCAAGCTGCACTTTAAGGCTGGCGGCGCCATTGAGTATGGACAGGCCTTGTTGCGGGCCGCCAAGACGGCCATGAATAACTATCATCGCGGTGGTCTTGTTGGGGATGATCCGCCGCCATATCAGCCGGCTGGCTCTTGGAATGAGGCCCCACCACCGGCCTATCAGCCGCCGCCGGGCTACTACGGCTGGTTGCCACAACATGATGCATTCAGCGGTCCGGCACCGAATACGGTATTCATGAGCGACAATCCGCCACCATATCCGGGCATCA TTGCCAGAATGGGAAGCACTGACTATTATTTCTATCGTTATCCAACTCCATTTGAAAGATCCAACATAATTGTATTTGTACCCGGTATAAtgccataa
- the LOC6639362 gene encoding WW domain-binding protein 2 isoform X4 gives MSVNTAHANNGVLIHAGEYILLHSDSVTMEFSGQDNGLFKGSKAGRIYLTSHRMIFNNKKSAEPLQSFSAPFVALSDVEIEQPVFGANYIKGKVRAQPNGNFVGEVKFKLHFKAGGAIEYGQALLRAAKTAMNNYHRGGLVGDDPPPYQPAGSWNEAPPPAYQPPPGYYGWLPQHDAFSGPAPNTVFMSDNPPPYPGITPPNQPQPAAQPHPQQQPTDPTWYGFSAPPQQPQQQPGMQPGYGPPQGWAGGYAQPPPYASCAPGCPPGGGGGAPPYGVPAQTYPGPTPSPAYNYNPPGGFNSPGFLQPQQQPNGVPPYQPPPAGGQVAGAAGGAAAASFMGFSLPPGM, from the exons ATGTCGGTGAATACCGCCCATGCCAACAATGGAGTTCTCATCCATGCTGGCGAATA CATTTTGTTGCACAGCGACAGCGTGACCATGGAATTCTCTGGACAGGATAACGGTCTGTTCAAGGGCTCGAAAGCAGGGCGAATCTACTTGACATCGCATCGAATGATTTTTAACAATAAGAAATCTGCAGAACCCTTGCAATCGTTTAGTGCTCCATTTGTTGCCCTCTCCGATGTGGAAATCGAGCAGCCGGTGTTTGGTGCCAACTATATTAAGGGCAAGGTCCGTGCTCAGCCGAATGGCAACTTTGTGGGCGAAGTGAAATTCAAGCTGCACTTTAAGGCTGGCGGCGCCATTGAGTATGGACAGGCCTTGTTGCGGGCCGCCAAGACGGCCATGAATAACTATCATCGCGGTGGTCTTGTTGGGGATGATCCGCCGCCATATCAGCCGGCTGGCTCTTGGAATGAGGCCCCACCACCGGCCTATCAGCCGCCGCCGGGCTACTACGGCTGGTTGCCACAACATGATGCATTCAGCGGTCCGGCACCGAATACGGTATTCATGAGCGACAATCCGCCACCATATCCGGGCATCA CACCACCAAATCAGCCACAGCCAGCTGCACAACCACATCCCCAGCAGCAGCCAACTGATCCCACTTGGTATGGTTTTTCAGCTCCACCCCAGCAGCCGCAGCAACAGCCCGGCATGCAGCCTGGTTATGGACCGCCCCAGGGTTGGGCTGGTGGCTACGCTCAGCCACCACCGTACGCCTCATGTGCGCCAGGCTGTCCGCcgggtggtggtggtggtgcccCACCATACGGTGTGCCGGCTCAAACCTATCCAGGACCGACCCCATCGCCGGCCTACAACTATAATCCTCCTGGTGGTTTCAACTCCCCCGGATTCTTGCAGCCGCAACAGCAACCAAATGGTGTGCCGCCGTATCAACCCCCACCAGCTGGTGGCCAGGTAGCTGGTGCAGCTGGTGGTGCCGCCGCTGCCAGTTTTATGGGCTTCAGCTTGCCACCCGGAA tgtaa
- the LOC6639362 gene encoding WW domain-binding protein 2 isoform X3 — protein sequence MSVNTAHANNGVLIHAGEYILLHSDSVTMEFSGQDNGLFKGSKAGRIYLTSHRMIFNNKKSAEPLQSFSAPFVALSDVEIEQPVFGANYIKGKVRAQPNGNFVGEVKFKLHFKAGGAIEYGQALLRAAKTAMNNYHRGGLVGDDPPPYQPAGSWNEAPPPAYQPPPGYYGWLPQHDAFSGPAPNTVFMSDNPPPYPGITPPNQPQPAAQPHPQQQPTDPTWYGFSAPPQQPQQQPGMQPGYGPPQGWAGGYAQPPPYASCAPGCPPGGGGGAPPYGVPAQTYPGPTPSPAYNYNPPGGFNSPGFLQPQQQPNGVPPYQPPPAGGQVAGAAGGAAAASFMGFSLPPGTKTEST from the exons ATGTCGGTGAATACCGCCCATGCCAACAATGGAGTTCTCATCCATGCTGGCGAATA CATTTTGTTGCACAGCGACAGCGTGACCATGGAATTCTCTGGACAGGATAACGGTCTGTTCAAGGGCTCGAAAGCAGGGCGAATCTACTTGACATCGCATCGAATGATTTTTAACAATAAGAAATCTGCAGAACCCTTGCAATCGTTTAGTGCTCCATTTGTTGCCCTCTCCGATGTGGAAATCGAGCAGCCGGTGTTTGGTGCCAACTATATTAAGGGCAAGGTCCGTGCTCAGCCGAATGGCAACTTTGTGGGCGAAGTGAAATTCAAGCTGCACTTTAAGGCTGGCGGCGCCATTGAGTATGGACAGGCCTTGTTGCGGGCCGCCAAGACGGCCATGAATAACTATCATCGCGGTGGTCTTGTTGGGGATGATCCGCCGCCATATCAGCCGGCTGGCTCTTGGAATGAGGCCCCACCACCGGCCTATCAGCCGCCGCCGGGCTACTACGGCTGGTTGCCACAACATGATGCATTCAGCGGTCCGGCACCGAATACGGTATTCATGAGCGACAATCCGCCACCATATCCGGGCATCA CACCACCAAATCAGCCACAGCCAGCTGCACAACCACATCCCCAGCAGCAGCCAACTGATCCCACTTGGTATGGTTTTTCAGCTCCACCCCAGCAGCCGCAGCAACAGCCCGGCATGCAGCCTGGTTATGGACCGCCCCAGGGTTGGGCTGGTGGCTACGCTCAGCCACCACCGTACGCCTCATGTGCGCCAGGCTGTCCGCcgggtggtggtggtggtgcccCACCATACGGTGTGCCGGCTCAAACCTATCCAGGACCGACCCCATCGCCGGCCTACAACTATAATCCTCCTGGTGGTTTCAACTCCCCCGGATTCTTGCAGCCGCAACAGCAACCAAATGGTGTGCCGCCGTATCAACCCCCACCAGCTGGTGGCCAGGTAGCTGGTGCAGCTGGTGGTGCCGCCGCTGCCAGTTTTATGGGCTTCAGCTTGCCACCCGGAA CCAAAACGGAAAGCACTTGA
- the LOC6639362 gene encoding WW domain-binding protein 2 isoform X1 — MSVNTAHANNGVLIHAGEYILLHSDSVTMEFSGQDNGLFKGSKAGRIYLTSHRMIFNNKKSAEPLQSFSAPFVALSDVEIEQPVFGANYIKGKVRAQPNGNFVGEVKFKLHFKAGGAIEYGQALLRAAKTAMNNYHRGGLVGDDPPPYQPAGSWNEAPPPAYQPPPGYYGWLPQHDAFSGPAPNTVFMSDNPPPYPGITPPNQPQPAAQPHPQQQPTDPTWYGFSAPPQQPQQQPGMQPGYGPPQGWAGGYAQPPPYASCAPGCPPGGGGGAPPYGVPAQTYPGPTPSPAYNYNPPGGFNSPGFLQPQQQPNGVPPYQPPPAGGQVAGAAGGAAAASFMGFSLPPGNSKEAEAAASAYNTPYNQGGPSAPNPNDLPPSYHNLPPSYDDASKKHQ, encoded by the exons ATGTCGGTGAATACCGCCCATGCCAACAATGGAGTTCTCATCCATGCTGGCGAATA CATTTTGTTGCACAGCGACAGCGTGACCATGGAATTCTCTGGACAGGATAACGGTCTGTTCAAGGGCTCGAAAGCAGGGCGAATCTACTTGACATCGCATCGAATGATTTTTAACAATAAGAAATCTGCAGAACCCTTGCAATCGTTTAGTGCTCCATTTGTTGCCCTCTCCGATGTGGAAATCGAGCAGCCGGTGTTTGGTGCCAACTATATTAAGGGCAAGGTCCGTGCTCAGCCGAATGGCAACTTTGTGGGCGAAGTGAAATTCAAGCTGCACTTTAAGGCTGGCGGCGCCATTGAGTATGGACAGGCCTTGTTGCGGGCCGCCAAGACGGCCATGAATAACTATCATCGCGGTGGTCTTGTTGGGGATGATCCGCCGCCATATCAGCCGGCTGGCTCTTGGAATGAGGCCCCACCACCGGCCTATCAGCCGCCGCCGGGCTACTACGGCTGGTTGCCACAACATGATGCATTCAGCGGTCCGGCACCGAATACGGTATTCATGAGCGACAATCCGCCACCATATCCGGGCATCA CACCACCAAATCAGCCACAGCCAGCTGCACAACCACATCCCCAGCAGCAGCCAACTGATCCCACTTGGTATGGTTTTTCAGCTCCACCCCAGCAGCCGCAGCAACAGCCCGGCATGCAGCCTGGTTATGGACCGCCCCAGGGTTGGGCTGGTGGCTACGCTCAGCCACCACCGTACGCCTCATGTGCGCCAGGCTGTCCGCcgggtggtggtggtggtgcccCACCATACGGTGTGCCGGCTCAAACCTATCCAGGACCGACCCCATCGCCGGCCTACAACTATAATCCTCCTGGTGGTTTCAACTCCCCCGGATTCTTGCAGCCGCAACAGCAACCAAATGGTGTGCCGCCGTATCAACCCCCACCAGCTGGTGGCCAGGTAGCTGGTGCAGCTGGTGGTGCCGCCGCTGCCAGTTTTATGGGCTTCAGCTTGCCACCCGGAA ATTCCAAAGAAGCTGAGGCCGCTGCTAGTGCCTATAATACACCCTATAATCAAGGAGGACCCAGTGCACCAAATCCCAATGATTTGCCACCTTCCTACCAT AATTTACCACCCAGTTATGATGATGCCTCAAAGAAACATCAATAG